Genomic segment of Paenibacillus polymyxa:
TCTATCTGCTTGCTCGGCTAACGGTTCGGGCTCAAATGCAAATGAAAAAGTACATGTTAAAATCGGGGTTTCAGGATCTGAGGACACGTATTGGGATGTGCTCAAGAAGAAAGCAGAGGCCAAAAACATTGAAATTGAGCTGATCAGTTTCTCGGATTATACATTACCCAATAAGGCGCTCGCCAATAAAGAGGTAGATTTGAATTCCTTTCAACATTTGGCCTTTCTCAGTCAGTTTAATGTAGAAAATGATGTGAATATCGTCCCTATTGGTGCAACGATTATCGCTCCGATGGCACTATACTCTGAAAAATTCAAAAACGTATCGGATATTCCTGACGGCTCAAAAATTGCTATACCGGATGATCCCTCCAATCAGGGACGGGCTTTAAAACTGCTCCAGTCTGCAGGGCTGATTAAGTTGAAGCAGGATGCGGGCCTGTATCCAACCACGGATGAAATAGAAGGTAATCCTAAAAAGCTGGAGATTGTCCCAGTTGTTGCCCAGCAGACGCCGCGCGTCTTGTCTGATGTAGCCGCCTCAGCTGTGAACAGCGGTGTTGCTACGGA
This window contains:
- a CDS encoding MetQ/NlpA family ABC transporter substrate-binding protein, which produces MKKIFRLGLLAILSVAVLSACSANGSGSNANEKVHVKIGVSGSEDTYWDVLKKKAEAKNIEIELISFSDYTLPNKALANKEVDLNSFQHLAFLSQFNVENDVNIVPIGATIIAPMALYSEKFKNVSDIPDGSKIAIPDDPSNQGRALKLLQSAGLIKLKQDAGLYPTTDEIEGNPKKLEIVPVVAQQTPRVLSDVAASAVNSGVATDAGLKLDGAIYKDDASSEEAKPYVNVFAARAEDKDNATYKTIVDLYHDADVAEAVKQDSKGANVVVDQSAEELQATLDKLVADVKAQKK